CGAGCTTCCCGAGCGTGCTCACGTCGATCAGCCCCACGCGCTCATGGACAGCCCGGCACTCGGCCTCCACAGAGGAGTAGACAAGGGGGCGCTTCCAGGCGCCCATGTCCATCCACGTGGCGTCCAGCGCGGCGTGAAGGTGGTGGAGGGGGGTGAGCTTCACAGGCTGGTGGGTCGGGCCGGCCAGAACGCCCAGCGGGACAGGCTTGACCGGTGGGCGGGCCGTGGTGGTCCCGGTCTCTGGGAGGCTCCGCCCGGTGAGGGTGGCGCAGATCCCGATGGAAGAGAGGTGGCACATCTTCCCCTGGCAGGGGCCCATGGTCACCGTGGTGTAACGTTTGAGAGTTTCGATGTGGTCGAAGCCCTCCTGGATCGCATCGGCCAGATCCTTTTCGGTCACGTCCTCGCAGAGGCAGACGAAGCGCTTGGGCCTCTGGTGAGGGACGCTCACGAGGGAACGGACCGCCAGCGGCTGGCTGGCCTCCCTTTCCAGGGCGCCAGCAAGAGCCTGGTCTCTCTGGTCGCCGGCGCCGAGGGAGAGAGCCGCCGTGAGCCCCGCGAGGCGGCCGTCGCGCTGGATGGCGGCAAGGCCGTGGGCTCCTGTGACCTCGCCTGCGGCGAAGAGCCAGGGTGGGAGGTCTTCCGGGAAGAACGCGCCGAGATCTGCGCGATAGCGAAGCCGCGCGCCGCCCTGAGCAAGAAGGGCTGAGTCCGGCTCCCAGCCAGTGCTCAGAGCGATGAGGTCACACTCAACAATCCGCTCCGAGCCCGGGATGAGCCTGGCACCTTCGGCCAAACGGACTAGGACCGCGGCTTCCACGCGCTTGCGGCCTCGGGACTCCAAGATCGTGTGACCGGAGAGCACTGGGACTCCGGCCTCACTGAGGTCCCTGAGATCGGGGCGGTCCGGAGGGCCGGGGCGCGCATCAGCCACTGCCGCAACCTCGAGCCCCACGGCGAGGAGTTCCCGGGCGAGGCTCAGGCCCCGGTCGCTGTTGGCGACCACGAGGACACGCCGTCCGGGCTGGACCCGGTAGAGCGCCGTCAGGCGCTGAAGGCCTGCGCCAAGGAAGACTCCGGGGCGGTCGTTGTTCTGAAAGACGAGCGGGGTCTCGAACCCTCCTGTGGCGACAACGATCCGCTGGGCCCTGACCTTGATCAGACGCTCCCCCTGGGCCACTCCGAGGAGCCGGCCCTCGTAGAGCCCGAAGGCCAGAGCTCCGGCGAGATGGCGGATTTTGGGCTCGCCCCGGACGAGGTGAGCAAGGTGCCGGGCGAGCGCATACCCAGGCTGCTCGCCCTCAGAAGGGAGGAGCTGCCACTGGAGATGACCACCCAGGGTTGGCTCGTCGTCGATGAGGAGGACCTCCACACCGAGCCGGGCGGCCTCGAGGGCCGCGGCGATCCCGGCAGGGCCGCCGCCGACGATGGCGAGGTCTGTGTGGAGATGAACGTGCTCCCCGCGGCCCTCGGGCTCTCGCGCGATATCCAGGTGGCCGAGGCCGGCGAGGTGTCTCAGCACGTTCTCGTAGGTAGGCCAGCGCCAGGTGGGATGGATGAACGTCTTGTAGTAGAAGCCCACGGGGAGGATCCGGTCCAGCTTGTCGAA
The DNA window shown above is from Candidatus Rokuibacteriota bacterium and carries:
- a CDS encoding (2Fe-2S)-binding protein, translating into MSDARLPAHPSQRVNRGKPITFTFEGRPVEAYEGETVAAALYAAGVRTFSRSFKYHRPRGLLCVAGRCPNCLMEVDGTPNVRTCIEPARQGMRVLGQHAWPSIERDLFAGFDKLDRILPVGFYYKTFIHPTWRWPTYENVLRHLAGLGHLDIAREPEGRGEHVHLHTDLAIVGGGPAGIAAALEAARLGVEVLLIDDEPTLGGHLQWQLLPSEGEQPGYALARHLAHLVRGEPKIRHLAGALAFGLYEGRLLGVAQGERLIKVRAQRIVVATGGFETPLVFQNNDRPGVFLGAGLQRLTALYRVQPGRRVLVVANSDRGLSLARELLAVGLEVAAVADARPGPPDRPDLRDLSEAGVPVLSGHTILESRGRKRVEAAVLVRLAEGARLIPGSERIVECDLIALSTGWEPDSALLAQGGARLRYRADLGAFFPEDLPPWLFAAGEVTGAHGLAAIQRDGRLAGLTAALSLGAGDQRDQALAGALEREASQPLAVRSLVSVPHQRPKRFVCLCEDVTEKDLADAIQEGFDHIETLKRYTTVTMGPCQGKMCHLSSIGICATLTGRSLPETGTTTARPPVKPVPLGVLAGPTHQPVKLTPLHHLHAALDATWMDMGAWKRPLVYSSVEAECRAVHERVGLIDVSTLGKLDIKGKDAAQFLDWIHPNRFSDLKVGRVRYRVMLDDAGIILDDGTVARLGEDHFFLTTGSGSLEMVEEWLNWWLAGSDRCVHVTDVTGGLAAINLAGPKSREVLARLTDLDLSPEALPYLAAVQGKVAGIPVLILRIGFVGELGYEMHFPAEYGEYLWEALMEAGREFGIAPFGVEAQRVLRLEKLHIIPGHDTDALSNPLEVDMGWVVKLDKPDFIGRAALARVRAGGLRQRLVGFEMLTSTVPGEGDAVVADGFPVGRVTSAKWSPVLGRTIGMAWVPPEMAVAGGELRIRSEGRIHVGRLVTKPFYDPDGKRLRS